DNA from Synechococcales cyanobacterium T60_A2020_003:
TCGTCCCAGGTGAGAATATTATCAGGATCACTCTCGTAGCCCTCAATTCGGCGATCGAGTTCATGTTTTTGCGTCTCGGTCAAATCAGGATAACTCTGTTCGGCTGCAATGCTATCCCAAATGGCTTGCACAAGGAGAATTCTATCCTCAACGCTCAACGTGGTAATTTCATTCAGCGTAGCTGTGATATCTATAAGACTCTGGAGGGAGATACTAGACAGCGCATATACCTCAAATATAGCCTCAATCGTTTGTGTGCCTTCGAAATTTACGACTGAGACATCAGTAATCGTCTCGGTTTGTTCGTCTGCAACAAACCCATCTAGTAGTGAATCATGGTGACGGTGGGACATTTCCCCCCTTAAAGCGAGGAAAGAACTCGGTTAGGGTTTGTTTACATCCAAACTGTTCCAGAACGTAGGGAAGATCCTGACGCCGAATGATGACTCGTAGTAGAGCGGGGATATCGTTCACTTGTTCGGCGATCGCCTTTGCCTGAGTTTCCGCGAGGCGTTTAAGGTACGTATCCCGAAGTTCGATCGTTAGGGCCACATCGCTGCTGGCATAGCTTTCTAAAAACTCTAGCCCATACTCAATGGTGGCATTAGTGGTACTTAACTCACGATGGAGCTTCGACCAAAAATCAGCCGATTTTCGGGTTTGGCGCTTTGCAATCAGAGCATAGGCCAGACCGATCAGAATGGAATAGATGGACTTGATATCAAAGTTGAATACCCCGGTCTCGATGTAGGCGTTGAAGATTGACACAAAGGTCAGCCCAAAGGCGATCGCCCACATGGCTAGGGAAAAACTGGGTTCTGGCTGAGCGATCAGATTGGCGATAAACCAAAAGGCGATCCCTGGCGTCACAAACTGCATCAATAGCCAGAGCCAGAACCCTTCATTTTTCCACGGCTCAAAGAATGGCAATCCCCGACAGCGATCGTCTAGCTGTTTATAGGCCACAACGACATTAAAAACTCCCGGCAGGAGCGCAATCAAAACCCAGGGTAACCATTCCAAAACCTTGCTCATCCCACGGCAGCACTTTGGGTTCCCGTCGTCACGACCGGATGCAACATAAAGTGCCCCTTCGCAGTCAAGGCCAAGTCCGCATCGGGATCAAGCTCCTGGTGTCGTTTGGAATGACAGAAGAAGGGTTGAATCCGCGAAAACAGACTTCCATTCAGCAGGGTGATATACCGTTCCTGCCAGAGCATGTGGATCACCGCCTGAACGTGGAGATCCGAGCCGTCCAGCAGCCGGATTAAGTCATTCATGGACAGGGGACGTTCGGAGATCGCCTTGAGGACTGCGATCGCGTGGGTATCCAAATCCACCAATACTTTTTGCAGCACCGTGAAGAATGCCCCGATCATACCTGCCGCAAAGGCTCCCGTTTGGACCTTGAGTTCGCGGAGCAGATGACGGACAGTATGCAGCGGCGAATCGGCTTTCAAAATCTCCACCACAATCCGTTCCCATCCCGGCGCGGATACGTCTGCCGTACTGGGGGTAAAGCTCTGCACCCGTTCTTGGGTTTGGTAATGGCGGTGCAGATCGTTGTAGGCGGATTCGTAATAGCCTTGTAAGCAGGTGTGTTGTCTGACCAATGCGCGCACATCATCGGCAACGTGCGGATCATGATGGGCAACGCGATCGCCCACCTCGTGAATTTTGTCTTCCAAATCAGACGTTAAAACGGGTGCAAGCTGCAATCGCGCCAGAGAAAAGGCTTGAAGGGTAATCGCATCCAAGACGTTCATACAATGATTGACCTGATTTGAATAACGGCGATCCATACACGAAACGGTTGCACCAGCTCTGGTGATCCTATTTTAAGCGGGGAATCTGGAATTGTTCCAGTGTCCTGGGGGCGATCGCCTCCAGTCGCCAGTACGGATCTCACTCTGCGGACGTTGGCCTAGTTTTGAGTTTTGAGGGTTTAGTTTTGAGTTGCAGATGCGTCACGCCAACGGTTTGAAGCCAATCAGCAACCTAGAGTTCCGCTGAGGATGGAGGTTGCTGTGTTGCTCCTAGGGCGGCGATCGCTACTCCCATTAAAATAATGACTCCTCCTAGAATCACCAGTCCGCCCGGATTTTCCTGAAAAAGGATAAAGGCGAGTAGTCCCGACCCGACGGGTTCTGCCAGGATCGTTAACGCCACTAGCGTCGGTGAAATCCAGCGCACGGCCCAGTTAAAGCTGGTATGGCCGACCAACTGCGGAAAAATCGCCATTAGCGCAATGCACAGGTAGACCGTTGATGAGTAGCTTGTATAGCTTGCCCCAAAGAGGAAGGGGAGCGGCAATAAACCCAGGGCTGCCGTCGCGTAGGTAACGACGATGTGGTTGGTGACGCTCAGTCCCAGTCGTTGCGCTTGCCGACCCAGCAGGAAGTGGATACTGACCGCAATGGAACCGATGAGCGCTAAGGCATTGCCCAAGGGTGGATTGATACCCGTCCCTCCGGTTCCGGCATCCGCGATGGTAATCACTAAGCTTCCGGTAATGGCAAAGCCAATGCCCACCAGCGTGGCGATCGCAGGCTTTTCTTTAAACCAAATCCAGGATATGAGCGCGACCCAGATCGGATTCGTGGTCACCAGACTGGTGGAGGCTGCCACGGAGGTGTAGGACAGGGATGAAATCCAGGTAGCAAAGTGTACGGCTAGAAATAGTCCTGCCGCAACGGAAAATCCGATCGCCTGGGGGGTGGGTGATGTTCCCCGAAAGCTCCGCCATGCCGGGAGCAGCATTAAACTCGCAACGGTGAGCCGCGAGGCCGCCAATACTAGGCTAAACCCTGCCCCTTGGACATCTGCGGCTGCAAAGGCAAAGCGGATAATGATGGCGGAGGTCGATGCTGCTAGCGTTCCGACCGCAAGAATAGAGGCAATTTTCCAAACCGGAGGCCGAGCGATCGCCATAAGCGCACCGAGACACAAGGAGCAGCCCATATTTTAGCCCGATATCAAATCCGGTGAATTCGTAATCGATGCCACAGCGGAGGGGCGAGTTTTGCCATTCACCCCTGGGATTGAGTCTTGCTTTACGTTAACCCCAAGGCGTTGGGGAACCACGGATAGGGATTCGAGAGCTGCAACGCAGGGGGGCTCGGTGCGGGTTGGGGCTTGGGTTCGGGCGCAGGGTTGAAGGAATAGGAATCTAAAGGCGTAGACGCTTGGGAGGCGATGATGGCACGGGCGATCGCATCCATCCGCCGCCGCTGATCCGCTTCAATCTTGGCGGCATCGTTGCCTAAACCGGGAGCATTCCAGGTTTGTGTATTCGGGTCAATGTAGGATCGCACCCGTGCCCATAGAATTGCCTCACTACCCCGCAATCCCATC
Protein-coding regions in this window:
- a CDS encoding DMT family transporter; this encodes MAIARPPVWKIASILAVGTLAASTSAIIIRFAFAAADVQGAGFSLVLAASRLTVASLMLLPAWRSFRGTSPTPQAIGFSVAAGLFLAVHFATWISSLSYTSVAASTSLVTTNPIWVALISWIWFKEKPAIATLVGIGFAITGSLVITIADAGTGGTGINPPLGNALALIGSIAVSIHFLLGRQAQRLGLSVTNHIVVTYATAALGLLPLPFLFGASYTSYSSTVYLCIALMAIFPQLVGHTSFNWAVRWISPTLVALTILAEPVGSGLLAFILFQENPGGLVILGGVIILMGVAIAALGATQQPPSSAEL
- a CDS encoding addiction module protein; this translates as MDITATLNEITTLSVEDRILLVQAIWDSIAAEQSYPDLTETQKHELDRRIEGYESDPDNILTWDEIKAAVRKQP